In the genome of Drosophila yakuba strain Tai18E2 chromosome 3R, Prin_Dyak_Tai18E2_2.1, whole genome shotgun sequence, one region contains:
- the LOC6537389 gene encoding myotubularin-related protein 13 gives MSRLADYFVIVGYDSDKEKTASNVGGQPTCGKIVQRFPEKDWPDTPFIDGIEWFCQPLGWSLSYEKQEPKFFVSVLTDIDANKHYCACLSFHETVAITQTRSVDDEDETIGSSRLLGATPSSTDGITSTSTPAAITHHSVMYAPKCLVLISRLDCAETFKNCLGTIYTVYIENLAYGLETLIGNILGCIQVPPAGGPQVRFSIGAGDKQSLQPPQSSSLPTTGSGVHFLFKQLGIKNVLILLCAVMTENKILFLSKCYWHLTDSCRALVALMYPFRYTHVYIPILPAPLTEVLSTPTPFIMGIHSSLQTEITDLLDVIVVDLDGGLVTIPESLTPPVPILPSPLWEQTQDMLSMILFPNLAQADLAFPTLERPSAMAKTDAQIDKELRAIFMRLFAQLLQGYRSCLTIIRIHPKPVITFHKAGFLGARDLIESEFLFRVLDSMFFTTFVNERGPPWRSSDAWDELYSSMNELLKSESQNRNLILTHIQELGRVLYENEGTIAHISYAQKVLRPPDGAFQRIHQPAFPRISSEKVELIIQEGIRKNGVPQRFHVTRNQHRIIPMGPRLPEALDVRPNVQNSARRLEVLRICVSYIFENRITDARKLLPAVMRTLMHRDARLILCREFFGYVHGNKAVLDHQQFELVVRFMNKALQKSSGIDEYTVAAALLPMSTIFCRKLSTGVVQFAYTEIQDHAIWKNLQFWESTFFQDVQGQIKALYLLHRRQNEHQKEANCVLDEVPLEEPTALEITAEQLRKSPSIEEEKKAELAKSEESTLYSQAIHFANRMVSLLIPLDVNVDAASKPKPAFRLEENQSVSNSIMGSHSLSEHSDEGFEENNALEIGVTVGKTISRFIDCVCTEGGVTSEHIRNLHDMVPGVVHMHIESLEPVYLEAKRHPHVQKPKIQTPCLLPGEDLVTDHLRCFLMPDGREDETQCLIPAEGALFLTNYRVIFKGSPCDPLFCEQVIVRTFPIASLLKEKKISVLYLAHLDQTLTEGLQLRSSSFQLIKVAFDPEVTPEQIESFRKILSKARHPFDEFEYFAFQSYGTMLQGVAPLKTKEKYSTLKGFAKKTLLRGAKKAGFKQKQQTKRKLVSDYEYGSADAQETQSIDDELEDGDEFETQNNAMPRLLTTKDVERMRERSYVQDWKRLGFDAESQRGFRISNVNTSYATCRSYPAIIVAPVQCSDAAIMHLGRCFKGQRIPLPTWRHANGALLIRGGQPNSKSVIGMLKNTTGSTTNAHHDVTHYPEQDKYFLALINTMPKLTPLALNQYSGMNLSMSSLIGHGCSEDRHPLTPELSRKHKNNLDISDGNKSCQGGKTGTMKGNSKNSSAHPFRKMRLYALGEKSQAKSNMNVDFCADFIPVDYPDIRQSRPAFKKLIRACMPSHNTNEADGQSFAKMVEQSDWLQQISSLMQLSGAVVDLIDLQESSVMLSLEDGSDVTAQLSSIAQLCLDPYYRSLDGFRVLVEKEWLAFGHRFAHRSNLKPSHANTNIAFAPTFLQFLDVVHQLQRQFPMAFEFNDFYLRFLAYHSVSCRFRTFLFDCELERSDSGIAAMEDKRGSLNAKHMFGVGGMATNGSDDECSVYPLDIRSQRAPAPLNRIGHSIFDYIERQHNKTPIFYNFLYSGDKSMTLRPQNNVAALDLWCYYTNEELAQGAPYDLEVTTVDDEIDLSETKGKRMVITAGYDNMEKCNPNAYVCLLSEVKQAETERGHLPQKWLQVWNSLEVPQLEPVARNASLGNIFVQTHQHKRSTLEIIMKGRLAGYQDKYFHPHRFEKHPYTTPTNCNHCTKLLWGPVGYRCMDCGNSYHEKCTEHSMKNCTKYKAIDGAVGPPNVNMSQGDTASIASSAATTARTSSHHFYNQFSSNVAENRTHEGHLYKRGALLKGWKQRWFVLDSIKHQLRYYDTSEDTAPKGIIELAEVQSVTVAQPAQIGAKGVDEKGFFDLKTSKRIYNFYAINANLAQEWIEKLQACLQ, from the exons GTAATAGTCGGCTACGACAGCGATAAGGAAA AAACTGCCAGCAATGTGGGCGGCCAGCCGACATGCGGCAAGATCGTTCAGCGCTTTCCCGAGAAAGATTGGCCGGACACTCCGTTTATCGACGGCATTGAATGG TTCTGCCAGCCGCTCGGCTGGAGTTTATCGTACGAGAAACAGGAGCCCAAGTTCTTCGTCTCTGTGCTGACGGACATCGATGCCAACAAGCACTACTGCGCCTGCCTCAGCTTCCATGAGACGGTGGCCATTACGCAAACGCGCAGTGTCGACGACGAGGATGAGACCATCGGGAGCAGCAGGCTGCTGGGAGCCACACCCTCCTCGACGGACGGCATCACGTCGACATCCACGCCGGCTGCCATTACGCACCACAGCGTCATGTATGCACCAAAATGTCTGGTGCTCATATCGCGCTTGGACTGTGCCGAGACATTTAAA AATTGTCTCGGCACCATATACACGGTGTACATTGAGAATCTGGCGTATGGATTGGAGACACTCATAGGAAACATTCTGGGCTGCATACAAGTTCCTCCAGCGGGTGGACCACAGGTGCGCTTCTCCATTGGAGCAGGCGACAAGCAGTCGCTTCAGCCGCCACAGAGCTCATCCCTGCCCACAACCGGAAGTGGAGTCCACTTCCTTTTCAAGCAGCTGGGCATCAAGAATGTGTTGATACTGCTTTGCGCCGTGATGACAGAGAACAAGATACTGTTTCTTTCCAAGTGCTATTGGCACCTGACGGACAGCTGCAGAGCTCTGGTGGCATTGATGTATCCCTTTCGTTATACTCATGTTTATATACCAATTCTGCCGGCGCCACTCACTGAAGTGTTGTCCACACCCACACCATTCATTATGGGCATACATAGCTCACTGCAAACTGAGATTACGGATCTACTGGATGTTATTGTGGTGGATTTGGATGGAGGTCTCGTTACCATTCCCGAATCGCTTACTCCGCCTGTTCCTATTCTTCCCTCACCGCTGTGGGAACAGACGCAGGACATGCTCAGCATGATTTTGTTTCCAAACCTGGCGCAAGCTGATCTGGCGTTTCCTACATTAGAACGGCCTTCTGCTATGGCCAAGACTGACGCCCAGATTGATAAGGAACTTCGCGCCATATTCATGCGCCTTTTCGCCCAGTTGCTGCAGGGATATCGCTCTTGCCTGACAATCATTCGGATCCACCCAAAGCCAGTCATCACCTTTCACAAGGCAGGATTCCTCGGTGCCCGCGATCTGATCGAGAGCGAATTCCTGTTTAGGGTCCTGGACAGCATGTTTTTCACGACATTCGTCAACGAACGAGGACCTCCCTGGCGTTCTTCCGATGCCTGGGATGAGCTCTACAGCTCAATGAATGAACTGCTTAAATCGGAGTCGCAGAATCGGAATCTC ATACTCACACATATCCAGGAATTGGGACGAGTATTATATGAAAATGAGGGCACTATCGCTCACATCAGCTATGCCCAAAAGGTACTGCGTCCGCCGGACGGCGCATTCCAGCGCATACATCAACCCGCCTTTCCGCGCATTAGCTCGGAAAAGGTCGAGCTTATCATACAGGAAGGAATACGCAAGAACGGAGTGCCACAACGCTTTCATGTAACACGTAATCAGCACCGGATTATTCCGATGGGACCCAGGTTACCCGAGGCTTTAGATGTGCGTCCCAATGTCCAAAACTCCGCTCGACGACTGGAGGTGctgcgtatctgtgtgtcATACATCTTTGAGAACCGGATCACAGATGCCAGAAAACTGCTGCCGGCTGTAATGCGCACCCTGATGCATCGGGACGCGCGCTTGATCTTGTGTCGCGAGTTCTTTGGATATGTGCACGGCAATAAGGCAGTGCTGGACCATCAACAGTTTGAGTTAGTTGTGCGATTCATGAACAAGGCACTGCAAAAATCATCGGGAATTGATGAGTACACAGTGGCTGCGGCTTTGCTGCCCATGTCTACAATCTTCTGCCGCAAGCTTTCTACTGGAGTAGTGCAATTCGCGTACACTGAGATACAGGATCACGCCATCTGGAAAAATCTGCAGTTTTGGGAGTCTACGTTCTTTCAGGATGTCCAGGGTCAGATAAAGGCGTTGTATCTGCTTCATCGCCGTCAGAACGAGCATCAAAAGGAGGCGAACTGTGTGCTGGACGAAGTTCCTCTTGAGGAGCCCACGGCTCTTGAAATTACAGCGGAGCAGCTGCGCAAAAGTCCCAGCATCGAGGAAGAGAAAAAAGCCGAGCTAGCCAAGTCAGAGGAGTCCACGTTGTACAGCCAGGCGATTCACTTTGCCAACCGTATGGTTTCCCTGCTGATTCCCCTGGATGTCAATGTGGATGCAGCCAGTAAGCCAAAACCGGCTTTTCGTCTGGAGGAAAATCAGAGTGTTTCAAATAG TATTATGGGCTCACACAGCCTAAGCGAACATTCCGACGAAGGATTCGAGGAGAACAATGCTTTGGAAATAGGTGTCACGGTTGGGAAAACCATTTCACGCTTCATTGACTGCGTTTGTACCGAAGGTGGAGTGACCTCCGAGCATATACGCAACTTGCATGACATGGTGCCGGGTGTTGTGCATATGCACATCGAGTCCCTGGAACCGGTTTATCTCGAGGCCAAGCGTCATCCGCACGTGCAGAAGCCCAAGATTCAAACGCCATGCCTGCTTCCTGGAGAGGACCTGGTAACCGACCACCTGCGTTGCTTCCTTATGCCGGATGGACGCGAAGATGAAACCCAGTGCCTGATACCCGCCGAGGGAGCCCTTTTCCTCACCAACTACCGTGTGATTTTCAAGGGTTCCCCTTGCGATCCCCTCTTCTGTGAGCAGGTGATTGTGCGCACTTTTCCGATTGCTTCCCTGCTGAAGGAGAAAAAGATATCGGTGCTGTACCTGGCTCATCTGGATCAAACGCTGACAGAAGGACTGCAGCTGCGTTCCAGCAGCTTTCAACTGATCAAGGTCGCTTTCGATCCGGAAGTAACTCCCGAGCAGATTGAGAGCTTTAGAAAGATATTGAGCAAAGCGCGCCATCCGTTTGATGAGTTTGAGTATTTTGCGTTTCAATCATACGGCACCATGCTCCAGGGAGTGGCTCCgttgaaaacaaaagagaagTATTCCACCTTAAAAGGATTCGCCAAAAAAACATTGCTCCGCGGGGCCAAAAAGGCTGGATtcaagcagaagcagcagacCAAGCGCAAATTGGTTTCTGATTATGAGTACGGAAGTGCAGATGCGCAGGAAACGCAGTCCATCGACGATGAGCTGGAAGATGGAGATGAGTTCGAAACCCAAAACAATGCCATGCCCAGATTGCTAACCACAAAAGATGTCGAACGGATGCGGGAGAGGAGCTATGTGCAGGACTGGAAGCGACTCGGCTTCGATGCGGAGTCGCAGCGCGGTTTCCGTATAAGCAATGTTAATACCAGTTATGCCACCTGCCGCTCCTATCCGGCGATAATTGTGGCCCCTGTGCAGTGCAGTGACGCGGCAATAATGCATTTGGGTCGGTGCTTCAAGGGCCAGCGCATACCACTGCCCACATGGCGGCATGCGAATGGAGCGCTGCTCATACGAGGGGGTCAACCCAACAGCAAATCGGTCATTGGCATGCTGAAAAACACCACGGGGAGCACGACAAACGCTCATCACGATGTCACGCATTATCCCGAGCAGGATAAATACTTCCTAGCCCTCATAAACACAATGCCTAAGCTAACGCCCTTGGCTCTCAATCAGTATTCGGGCATGAATCTCTCGATGAGCTCTTTGATAGGCCACGGCTGCTCCGAGGATCGACATCCTCTTACTCCGGAACTGTCGcgcaaacataaaaacaacCTGGACATTAGTGATGGCAACAAGTCCTGTCAAGGAGGTAAAACCGGAACTATGAAGGGAAATTCTAAAAACTCATCGGCACATCCTTTTCGCAAAATGCGGCTTTATGCATTGG gAGAGAAATCCCAAGCCAAGTCCAACATGAATGTAGACTTTTGCGCGGACTTCATTCCCGTGGACTATCCGGACATCAGGCAATCGAGACCGGCCTTCAAAAAGCTGATACGCGCCTGCATGCCATCACACAATACCAACGAGGCGGATGGACAAAGCTTTGCCAAGATGGTGGAGCAGTCAGACTGGCTGCAACAGATCTCCTCACTAATGCAATTGTCTGGCGCCGTGGTGGACCTGATCGATTTGCAGGAGAGCAGCGTGATGCTGTCTCTGGAAGATGGCTCCGATGTGACCGCCCAACTCAGTTCAATAGCCCAGCTGTGCTTGGATCCCTACTACCGAAGTCTGGACGGATTCCGTGTGTTGGTTGAGAAGGAGTGGTTGGCTTTTGGTCACCGCTTTGCGCATCGCAGTAACCTGAAGCCCTCGCATGCGAACACAAATATTGCGTTTGCACCCACTTTTCTGCAGTTCCTCGATGTGGTTCATCAACTGCAACGCCAGTTTCCCATGGCTTTCGAATTTAATGATTTCTATTTGAGATTCCTGGCATATCACTCAGTGTCGTGCCGGTTCCGCACCTTCCTCTTTGACTGTGAGCTTGAGCGATCGGATTCGGGGATTGCCGCAATGGAGGACAAACGAGGATCGCTTAATGCAAAGCATATGTTTGGAGTCGGTGGTATGGCGACCAATGGATCAGACGACGAGTGCAGCGTGTACCCCCTGGATATCAGAAGCCAAAGGGCACCCGCTCCCCTGAATCGCATTGGTCACTCAATCTTCGATTATATCGAACGGCAGCATAACAAGACGCccatattttataatttcctaTATTCGGGTGATAAAAGCATGACGCTGCGACCGCAAAATAATGTGGCTGCTTTGGATCTATGGTGTTATTATACCAACGAAGAGCTGGCCCAGGGAGCGCCGTACGATTTAGAAGTGACCACTGTGGACGACGAAATCGATCTGTCTGAGACGAAGGGAAAACGCATGGTGATCACCGCCGGATACGACAACATGGAGAAGTGCAATCCCAACGCCTACGTTTGCCTGCTGAGCGAGGTCAAGCAAGCGGAGACGGAGCGAGGACACCTTCCCCAAAAGTGGCTGCAGGTGTGGAACAGCTTGGAAGTGCCCCAACTGGAGCCAGTTGCTCGCAATGCATCGCTGGGAAACATCTTCGTGCAGACGCATCAGCACAAACGCTCCACACTGGAGATCATCATGAAGGGTCGTCTGGCAGGTTACCAGGACAAGTACTTCCACCCACATCGTTTCGAAAAGCATCCATACACCACGCCCACCAACTGTAACCACTGCACCAAGCTGCTCTGGGGGCCGGTTGGCTACCGGTGCATGGACTGCGGCAACTCCTATCACGAGAAATGCACGGAACACTCCATGAAGAACTGCACAAAGTACAAGGCCATAGACGGAGCTGTTGGGCCGCCGAATGTGAACATGTCGCAGGGCGACACGGCAAGCATCGCTTCCAGCGCGGCCACAACGGCGCGCACCTCAAGCCATCACTTCTATAACCAGTTTAGCAGTAACGTGGCCGAAAATCGGACACATGAGGG ACATTTGTACAAACGTGGCGCTTTGCTCAAGGGCTGGAAACAGCGATGGTTCGTGTTGGACTCTATCAAGCACCAGCTTCGGTACTATGACACTTCCGAAGATACCGCTCCCAAGGGCATCATTg AACTGGCTGAAGTCCAATCTGTAACTGTTGCACAGCCTGCACAAATTGGCGCAAAGGGCGTAGATGAAAAGGGATTTTTTGAT cttaAAACATCAAAGCGCATCTATAATTTCTACGCAATCAATGCAAATCTGGCACAGGAATGGATCGAAAAGTTGCAGGCATGTTTGCAATAG
- the LOC6537390 gene encoding glycine receptor subunit alpha-4 isoform X2, with protein MQSPASKLVEFRCLIALAIYLHALEQSIQQCHCVHGYRNNTESAELVSHYESSLSLPDILPIPSKTYDKNRAPKLLGQPTVVYFHVTVLSLDSINEESMTYVTDIFLAQSWRDPRLRLPENMSEQYRILDVDWLHSIWRPDCFFKNAKKVTFHEMSIPNHYLWLYHDKTLLYMSKLTLVLSCAMKFESYPHDTQICSMMIESLSHTVEDLVFIWNMTDPLVVNTEIELPQLDISNNYTTDCTIEYSTGNFTCLAIVFNLRRRLGYHLFHTYIPSALIVVMSWISFWIKPEAIPARVTLGVTSLLTLATQNTQSQQSLPPVSYVKAIDVWMSSCSVFVFLSLMEFAVVNNFMGPVATKAMKGYSDENISDLDDLKHHRESIIEPQYDTFCHGHATAIYIDKFSRFFFPFSFFILNIVYWTTFL; from the exons ATGCAAAGCCCAGCTAGCAAATTGGTAGAATTCAGGTGCCTGATTGCGTTGGCAATATATTTGCACGCGCTGGAGCAATCGATCCAGCAGTGCCATTGTGTTCATGGTTACAG AAATAACACGGAGAGCGCCGAGCTGGTCTCCCACTACGAGTCGAGTCTTTCGCTCCCGGACATTCTGCCCATTCCCTCCAAGACGTACGACAAGAACCGGGCTCCTAAGCTGCTCGGTCAGCCCACAGTAGTCTACTTCCATGTCACGGTCCTCTCGCTGGACTCCATCAACGAGGAGTCTATG ACCTATGTGACGGACATCTTCCTAGCACAAAGCTGGCGTGATCCCCGCCTGCGGTTGCCTGAGAACATGAGTGAGCAGTATCGCATACTGGACGTCGACTGGTTGCACAGCATCTGGCGGCCTGATTGCTTCTTCAAGAACGCCAAAAAGGTCACCTTCCATGAGATGAGCATTCCCAATCACTATCTCTGGCTGTACCACGACAAAACGCTGCTCTATATGTCCAAACTCACGTTGGTCCTGTCGTGCGCCATGAAGTTTGAGTCCTATCCGCATGACACCCAGATCTGCTCCATGATGATCGAGAGTT TATCCCATACGGTGGAAgatttggttttcatttgGAACATGACCGACCCACTTGTGGTTAATACGGAGATTGAGTTGCCGCAGCTAGACATATCAAATAACTACACAACCGACTGTACCATAGAGTACTCAACAG GTAACTTCACCTGCCTGGCCATTGTGTTCAACTTGCGCCGACGCCTGGGCTACCATTTGTTCCACACTTACATTCCCTCGGCTCTGATCGTGGTTATGTCGTGGATATCGTTTTGGATAAAACCGGAGGCGATACCGGCCCGTGTAACTCTGGGAGTGACCTCACTGCTGACCCTGGCCACCCAGAATACACAGTCGCAGCAATCGCTGCCGCCGGTATCGTATGTGAAGGCTATAGACGTCTGGATGTCGTCCTGTTCGGTGTTTGTATTCCTTTCTCTAATGGAGTTTGCGGTGGTCAATAACTTTATGGGGCCGGTGGCCACGAAGGCAATGAAGGGGTATTCGGATGAGAACATCAGTGACCTGGACGATCTAAAG CATCATCGCGAATCGATTATTGAGCCCCAGTACGACACTTTCTGCCATGGCCATGCCACAGCCATTTATATAGACAAATTCTCGCGCTTTTTCTTCCCGTTTTCGTTCTTTATACTCAATATTGTCTACTGGACAACGTTCCTATGA
- the LOC6537390 gene encoding glycine receptor subunit alpha-4 isoform X1, translated as MQSPASKLVEFRCLIALAIYLHALEQSIQQCHCVHGYRNNTESAELVSHYESSLSLPDILPIPSKTYDKNRAPKLLGQPTVVYFHVTVLSLDSINEESMTYVTDIFLAQSWRDPRLRLPENMSEQYRILDVDWLHSIWRPDCFFKNAKKVTFHEMSIPNHYLWLYHDKTLLYMSKLTLVLSCAMKFESYPHDTQICSMMIESLSHTVEDLVFIWNMTDPLVVNTEIELPQLDISNNYTTDCTIEYSTGNFTCLAIVFNLRRRLGYHLFHTYIPSALIVVMSWISFWIKPEAIPARVTLGVTSLLTLATQNTQSQQSLPPVSYVKAIDVWMSSCSVFVFLSLMEFAVVNNFMGPVATKAMKGYSDENISDLDDLKSALQHHRESIIEPQYDTFCHGHATAIYIDKFSRFFFPFSFFILNIVYWTTFL; from the exons ATGCAAAGCCCAGCTAGCAAATTGGTAGAATTCAGGTGCCTGATTGCGTTGGCAATATATTTGCACGCGCTGGAGCAATCGATCCAGCAGTGCCATTGTGTTCATGGTTACAG AAATAACACGGAGAGCGCCGAGCTGGTCTCCCACTACGAGTCGAGTCTTTCGCTCCCGGACATTCTGCCCATTCCCTCCAAGACGTACGACAAGAACCGGGCTCCTAAGCTGCTCGGTCAGCCCACAGTAGTCTACTTCCATGTCACGGTCCTCTCGCTGGACTCCATCAACGAGGAGTCTATG ACCTATGTGACGGACATCTTCCTAGCACAAAGCTGGCGTGATCCCCGCCTGCGGTTGCCTGAGAACATGAGTGAGCAGTATCGCATACTGGACGTCGACTGGTTGCACAGCATCTGGCGGCCTGATTGCTTCTTCAAGAACGCCAAAAAGGTCACCTTCCATGAGATGAGCATTCCCAATCACTATCTCTGGCTGTACCACGACAAAACGCTGCTCTATATGTCCAAACTCACGTTGGTCCTGTCGTGCGCCATGAAGTTTGAGTCCTATCCGCATGACACCCAGATCTGCTCCATGATGATCGAGAGTT TATCCCATACGGTGGAAgatttggttttcatttgGAACATGACCGACCCACTTGTGGTTAATACGGAGATTGAGTTGCCGCAGCTAGACATATCAAATAACTACACAACCGACTGTACCATAGAGTACTCAACAG GTAACTTCACCTGCCTGGCCATTGTGTTCAACTTGCGCCGACGCCTGGGCTACCATTTGTTCCACACTTACATTCCCTCGGCTCTGATCGTGGTTATGTCGTGGATATCGTTTTGGATAAAACCGGAGGCGATACCGGCCCGTGTAACTCTGGGAGTGACCTCACTGCTGACCCTGGCCACCCAGAATACACAGTCGCAGCAATCGCTGCCGCCGGTATCGTATGTGAAGGCTATAGACGTCTGGATGTCGTCCTGTTCGGTGTTTGTATTCCTTTCTCTAATGGAGTTTGCGGTGGTCAATAACTTTATGGGGCCGGTGGCCACGAAGGCAATGAAGGGGTATTCGGATGAGAACATCAGTGACCTGGACGATCTAAAG TCTGCACTACAGCATCATCGCGAATCGATTATTGAGCCCCAGTACGACACTTTCTGCCATGGCCATGCCACAGCCATTTATATAGACAAATTCTCGCGCTTTTTCTTCCCGTTTTCGTTCTTTATACTCAATATTGTCTACTGGACAACGTTCCTATGA